Proteins co-encoded in one Streptomyces sp. SLBN-31 genomic window:
- the cobC gene encoding Rv2231c family pyridoxal phosphate-dependent protein CobC: protein MRTEDGAGHDLRHHGDAEVRDGGAALVDLAVNVRADTPPAWLRERIAGSLGSLAAYPDGRAARAAVAARHGLPVERVLLTAGAAEAFVLLARALKVRRPVVVHPQFTEPEAALRDAGHTVDRVLLREEDGFRLDAAAVPEDADLVVIGNPTNPTSVLHPAATVAALARPGRTLVVDEAFMDAVPGEREALAGRTDVPGLVVLRSLTKTWGLAGLRIGYVLAAPETIADLERAQPLWPVSTPALAAAEACVGSQALAEAAHAAHRIAADRAHLVAGLREFAADGLRVAEPAEGPFVLVRLPRARAVRGHLRDLGFAVRRGDTFPGLGEDWLRLAVRDRTTVNSFLQALDRAMTLAAH from the coding sequence ATGCGCACTGAGGACGGCGCCGGGCACGATCTGCGGCACCACGGCGACGCCGAGGTGCGCGACGGCGGGGCCGCACTGGTCGACCTCGCCGTCAACGTCCGCGCGGACACGCCCCCGGCCTGGCTGCGGGAGCGGATCGCCGGATCGCTGGGCTCGCTCGCGGCCTACCCCGACGGGCGGGCCGCGCGGGCGGCGGTGGCGGCCCGGCACGGGCTGCCGGTGGAGCGGGTGCTGCTCACCGCGGGTGCCGCGGAGGCGTTCGTGCTGCTGGCGCGCGCCCTGAAGGTGCGCCGGCCGGTCGTGGTGCACCCGCAGTTCACCGAGCCGGAGGCGGCGCTGCGGGACGCCGGGCACACGGTGGACCGGGTGCTGCTGCGCGAGGAGGACGGCTTCCGGCTCGACGCGGCGGCCGTCCCCGAGGACGCCGACCTGGTGGTGATCGGCAACCCGACGAACCCGACGTCGGTCCTCCACCCGGCCGCCACCGTCGCCGCACTCGCCCGCCCCGGGCGGACGCTGGTGGTGGACGAGGCCTTCATGGACGCGGTGCCGGGCGAGCGGGAGGCGCTGGCGGGCCGCACGGACGTGCCCGGCCTCGTCGTGCTGCGCAGCCTCACCAAGACCTGGGGTCTGGCCGGGCTGCGCATCGGATACGTCCTCGCCGCCCCGGAGACGATCGCCGACCTGGAGCGGGCGCAGCCGCTGTGGCCGGTCTCCACCCCGGCGCTGGCCGCCGCCGAGGCCTGCGTGGGCTCGCAGGCGCTCGCTGAGGCCGCCCACGCCGCCCACCGGATCGCCGCCGACCGGGCTCATCTCGTCGCGGGACTGCGCGAGTTCGCCGCGGACGGGCTGCGGGTGGCGGAGCCCGCCGAGGGCCCCTTCGTCCTCGTACGGCTGCCGAGGGCGCGGGCCGTCCGCGGCCACCTGCGGGACCTGGGCTTCGCGGTACGGCGGGGCGACACCTTCCCGGGGCTCGGCGAGGACTGGCTGCGGCTGGCGGTACGGGACCGGACCACGGTCAACTCCTTCCTCCAGGCCCTGGACCGAGCGATGACACTGGCCGCCCACTGA
- a CDS encoding amidohydrolase family protein: MSEHAVLHVKGRILAGAEDVRDELWVIDGRISYDRPADARDVRTVDGWALPGLVDAHCHVGLGPHGPVPEDVAEKQALTDRDAGTLLIRDAGSPSDTRWVDDREDLPKIVRAGRHIARTGRYMRGYAHEIEPEDLVGYVAREARRGDGWVKLVGDWIDRGLGDLAPSWPRDAVEAAIAEAHRLGARVTAHCFAESSLRDLVEAGIDCIEHATGLTDDLIPLFAERGVAIVPTLVNIATFPQLAAGGERKYPEWAAHMRRLHERRYDTVRSAYDAGIPVFVGTDAGGHLAHGLVAGEVAELVTAGIPAVEALSATTWGARKWLGRPGLEEGAAADLVVYEDDPRADVRVLAAPRRIMLNGRVVG; the protein is encoded by the coding sequence ATGAGCGAACACGCGGTGCTGCACGTGAAGGGCCGGATCCTGGCCGGGGCCGAGGACGTCCGGGACGAACTGTGGGTGATCGACGGCCGGATCTCCTACGACCGTCCCGCGGACGCCCGCGACGTGAGGACCGTCGACGGCTGGGCCCTGCCCGGCCTGGTCGACGCCCACTGCCATGTCGGGCTCGGCCCGCACGGCCCGGTGCCCGAGGACGTGGCCGAGAAGCAGGCGCTGACCGACCGGGACGCGGGCACCCTGCTCATCCGCGACGCCGGCTCCCCCTCGGACACCCGCTGGGTCGACGACCGCGAGGACCTGCCGAAGATCGTCCGGGCGGGCCGGCACATCGCCCGCACCGGCCGCTACATGCGCGGCTACGCCCACGAGATCGAGCCGGAGGACCTGGTCGGGTACGTCGCCCGGGAAGCCCGGCGCGGCGACGGCTGGGTCAAGCTGGTCGGCGACTGGATCGACCGCGGACTCGGCGACCTGGCGCCCAGCTGGCCGCGGGACGCGGTCGAGGCCGCCATCGCCGAGGCCCACCGGCTTGGCGCCCGCGTCACCGCGCACTGCTTCGCCGAGAGCTCCCTGCGGGACCTGGTCGAGGCCGGCATCGACTGCATCGAGCACGCCACTGGACTGACCGACGACCTGATCCCGCTGTTCGCCGAGCGCGGTGTCGCCATCGTCCCCACCCTCGTCAACATCGCGACGTTCCCGCAGCTCGCGGCCGGCGGCGAGCGGAAGTACCCCGAGTGGGCCGCGCACATGCGCCGCCTGCACGAGCGCCGCTACGACACCGTGCGGAGCGCCTACGACGCCGGGATCCCGGTGTTCGTCGGCACCGACGCGGGCGGCCACCTCGCCCACGGGCTGGTGGCGGGCGAGGTCGCCGAGCTGGTCACCGCGGGCATCCCCGCCGTCGAGGCCCTGTCGGCCACCACCTGGGGTGCGCGCAAGTGGCTCGGGCGGCCGGGACTGGAGGAGGGCGCGGCGGCGGACCTCGTGGTGTACGAGGACGATCCGCGGGCCGACGTACGGGTGCTGGCCGCGCCCCGGCGGATCATGCTGAACGGGCGGGTCGTCGGCTGA
- a CDS encoding PIG-L deacetylase family protein has product MTTHDEPAGFGPDTPLPALPEDWERGLAVAAHPDDIEYGTASAVARWTAQGKRVTYLLVTRGEAGIDALHPDEAGPLREAEERAGAREVGVETVEFLDHRDGIVEYGPALRRDIVRAIRRHRPEVLVTGPRTVRMIGGMVNQADHRVVGLAALDAARDAGNRWIFPELADEGLEPWGGVRFVCFAGAERPTHGVDISGEPLERGIASLAAHAEYTKGLGAAGFEPRPFLTWAARQGGPALGVEAAVLFDVHPLAFEGPPPWER; this is encoded by the coding sequence ATGACGACTCATGACGAGCCCGCCGGCTTCGGCCCGGACACACCCCTGCCCGCGCTGCCGGAGGACTGGGAGCGCGGCCTGGCCGTGGCCGCCCACCCGGACGACATCGAGTACGGGACGGCCTCGGCCGTGGCCCGCTGGACGGCGCAGGGCAAGCGGGTGACGTATCTGCTGGTCACGCGCGGCGAGGCGGGCATCGACGCACTGCACCCCGACGAGGCGGGACCGCTGCGCGAGGCGGAGGAGCGCGCCGGCGCCCGCGAAGTGGGCGTGGAGACGGTCGAGTTCCTCGACCACCGGGACGGGATCGTGGAGTACGGCCCGGCCCTGCGCCGCGACATCGTGCGGGCGATCCGCCGGCACCGGCCCGAGGTGCTGGTCACCGGCCCTCGTACGGTGCGCATGATCGGCGGCATGGTCAACCAGGCCGACCACCGCGTCGTGGGCCTCGCGGCGCTCGACGCGGCCCGGGACGCGGGCAACCGGTGGATCTTCCCCGAACTCGCCGACGAGGGCCTCGAACCCTGGGGCGGCGTGCGCTTCGTGTGCTTCGCCGGCGCCGAGCGGCCCACCCACGGCGTGGACATCTCCGGTGAGCCGCTGGAGCGGGGCATCGCCTCCCTTGCCGCCCACGCCGAGTACACCAAGGGCCTCGGCGCGGCGGGCTTCGAGCCGCGGCCCTTCCTGACCTGGGCGGCCCGCCAGGGCGGCCCCGCGCTCGGCGTCGAGGCGGCGGTCCTGTTCGACGTCCACCCCCTCGCCTTCGAGGGACCGCCGCCGTGGGAGCGGTGA
- a CDS encoding amino acid ABC transporter ATP-binding protein, translating into MSEQRPPAGPEIEVRDLHKSFGDNEVLRGIDLEIGQGEVVCVIGPSGSGKSTLLRCVNLLEEPTKGQVFVGGTELTDPDVDIDAVRRRIGMVFQQFNLFPHLTVTENLTLPQRRVLRRDKAAAAKVAAENLERVGLSEKADAYPASLSGGQQQRVAIARSLSMGPEVMLFDEPTSALDPELVGDVLAVMRMLADEGMTMMVVTHEMTFAREVADRVVFMDGGVIVEDGSPGQVIGAPRHERTRHFLSRLLDPAMAQVEEETSDQVGGSG; encoded by the coding sequence ATGAGCGAACAGCGGCCCCCGGCGGGCCCGGAGATCGAAGTCCGGGACCTGCACAAGTCGTTCGGGGACAACGAGGTCCTGCGCGGCATCGACCTGGAGATCGGCCAGGGCGAGGTCGTGTGCGTCATCGGCCCCTCGGGCTCGGGCAAGTCGACGCTGCTGAGGTGCGTGAACCTCCTGGAGGAGCCGACCAAGGGGCAGGTCTTCGTCGGCGGCACCGAACTCACCGACCCGGACGTCGACATCGACGCCGTACGCCGCCGTATCGGCATGGTCTTCCAGCAGTTCAACCTCTTCCCGCACCTGACGGTCACCGAGAACCTCACCCTGCCCCAGCGCCGGGTGCTGCGCCGGGACAAGGCCGCGGCAGCGAAGGTCGCGGCCGAGAACCTGGAGCGGGTGGGACTGTCGGAGAAGGCGGACGCCTACCCCGCCTCCCTCTCCGGCGGCCAGCAGCAGCGGGTGGCGATCGCCCGCTCGCTGTCCATGGGCCCCGAGGTGATGCTCTTCGACGAGCCGACCTCGGCCCTCGACCCGGAACTGGTCGGGGACGTCCTCGCGGTGATGCGCATGCTTGCCGACGAGGGCATGACCATGATGGTCGTCACACACGAGATGACGTTCGCCCGCGAGGTCGCCGACCGGGTCGTCTTCATGGACGGCGGGGTGATCGTCGAGGACGGCAGCCCCGGACAGGTCATCGGCGCCCCGCGCCACGAGCGCACCCGCCACTTCCTCTCCCGGCTGCTCGACCCGGCGATGGCGCAGGTGGAGGAGGAGACCTCGGACCAGGTGGGCGGCAGCGGCTGA
- a CDS encoding amino acid ABC transporter permease: MTTTDVRLQPKKKGLTRRQKRSLSRGVQYVVFVAAVIAFAVSADWGRLKNQFAQGSIAQQMFPDVITLALKNTVLYTLSGFVVGLALGMVIALMRLSSVGPYRWLAGVYIEIFRGLPALLIFIFIGVAVPLAFPGTEIVGGTYGKVALALGLVAAAYMAETIRAGIQAVPKGQMEAARSLGFSPARAMTSIIVPQAFRIILPPLTNELVLLFKDSSLVLFLGVTLEERELSKYGRDLASTTANSTPILVAGLCYLLVTIPLGFVVRRMEAKAQEAVK; the protein is encoded by the coding sequence ATGACCACCACCGACGTACGACTCCAGCCGAAGAAGAAGGGGCTGACCCGGCGGCAGAAGCGCAGCCTGTCGCGGGGAGTCCAGTACGTCGTCTTCGTCGCCGCCGTGATCGCCTTCGCGGTCTCGGCGGACTGGGGGCGGCTGAAGAACCAGTTCGCGCAGGGCAGCATCGCCCAGCAGATGTTCCCGGACGTCATCACACTGGCGCTGAAGAACACCGTGCTGTACACGCTGTCCGGGTTCGTGGTGGGGCTGGCGCTGGGCATGGTCATCGCCCTGATGCGACTGTCGTCCGTGGGGCCGTACCGCTGGCTCGCCGGCGTCTACATCGAGATCTTCCGCGGTCTGCCGGCCCTGCTGATCTTCATCTTCATCGGGGTCGCCGTCCCCCTGGCCTTCCCCGGCACGGAGATCGTCGGCGGCACCTACGGGAAGGTGGCCCTGGCCCTCGGCCTGGTCGCCGCCGCCTACATGGCGGAGACCATCCGCGCCGGCATCCAGGCGGTGCCCAAGGGGCAGATGGAGGCGGCCCGTTCACTGGGCTTCTCACCCGCCCGCGCGATGACCTCCATCATCGTCCCGCAGGCGTTCCGCATCATCCTCCCGCCGCTGACCAACGAACTCGTCCTGCTCTTCAAGGACTCCTCGCTGGTGCTCTTCCTCGGCGTCACCCTGGAGGAGCGCGAACTGTCCAAGTACGGCCGCGACCTGGCCAGTACGACCGCCAACTCCACGCCCATCCTCGTCGCCGGGCTGTGCTACCTGCTGGTCACCATCCCGCTCGGCTTCGTCGTGCGCCGCATGGAGGCGAAGGCCCAGGAGGCCGTCAAATGA
- a CDS encoding transporter substrate-binding domain-containing protein has translation MTTFSGRRTRVLAATTATAGLVLVAACTSSGDGGSGSKTAAGGVRLVKAGQLTTCTHLPYPPFQSEIDGKVQGFDVSMIDLVAKDLGVKQQILDTPFENFKTGAFLNSGECDLAAAGMTITAERKKNVDFSDPYFDATQALLVDKNSGITSLADAKAKKVKIGAQAQTTGEDYAKKQGFDPVSFESSDAVLNGLRTGQVKAVVIDYPVVQGWLKDKANADAFKLAGQINTGEQYGFTVKKGNTELLAAINKAIKNAKADGTYKKLYEKWIGPYDAAAASPSAS, from the coding sequence GTGACAACGTTCTCCGGGCGCCGGACCCGCGTCCTGGCCGCCACCACCGCCACGGCCGGGCTGGTGCTCGTGGCCGCCTGCACCTCCAGCGGCGACGGCGGCAGCGGCAGCAAGACCGCCGCCGGCGGGGTCAGGCTCGTCAAGGCCGGTCAGCTCACCACCTGCACCCATCTGCCCTACCCGCCCTTCCAGTCGGAGATCGACGGCAAGGTGCAGGGCTTCGACGTGTCGATGATCGACCTCGTCGCCAAGGACCTCGGCGTGAAGCAGCAGATCCTCGACACGCCCTTCGAGAACTTCAAGACCGGCGCCTTCCTCAACTCCGGCGAGTGCGACCTGGCCGCGGCCGGCATGACCATCACCGCCGAGCGCAAGAAGAACGTCGACTTCTCCGACCCCTACTTCGACGCCACCCAGGCCCTGCTCGTCGACAAGAACAGCGGCATCACCTCGCTCGCCGACGCGAAGGCGAAGAAGGTCAAGATCGGCGCCCAGGCGCAGACCACGGGCGAGGACTACGCCAAGAAGCAGGGCTTCGACCCGGTCTCCTTCGAGTCCTCCGACGCCGTCCTCAACGGTCTGCGCACCGGCCAGGTCAAGGCCGTCGTCATCGACTACCCGGTCGTCCAGGGCTGGCTGAAGGACAAGGCCAACGCGGACGCCTTCAAGCTCGCCGGCCAGATCAACACCGGTGAGCAGTACGGCTTCACGGTGAAGAAGGGCAACACCGAACTCCTCGCCGCCATCAACAAGGCGATCAAGAACGCGAAGGCCGACGGCACGTACAAGAAGCTGTACGAGAAGTGGATCGGTCCCTACGACGCCGCCGCGGCCTCCCCGTCCGCCTCATGA
- a CDS encoding alanine--glyoxylate aminotransferase family protein has translation MTHPFLDLPPLSAAHFASVEDRVARLLGTEHDVVIMQGEALLPLEGAIRGTAGPGTTALNVITGPYGQTFGNWLRDCGATVIDLAVPFHTAVSAGQIREAFAEHPEIDFVSLVHAEAATGNTNPVAEIGEVVRERGALFYLDAVASVGAEPVLVDAWGVDLCVIGAQKAMGGPAGVSAVSVSERAWARMTANPGAPRRSYLSLLDWKERWLDGGRKVLPHAPAQLEMLALEACLERIEAQGLETVMGRHRAAAAATRAGAVALGGGLEPYVHEPREAAPVATTLRTPAGVAASELVARALAADPTLPLAAGGGALAKEMIRVNHYGADATVGVVQGCLAALGTALAEKGPAVDLEGARRAAENAWR, from the coding sequence GTGACCCACCCCTTCCTCGACCTGCCCCCGCTGAGCGCCGCGCACTTCGCCTCCGTCGAGGACCGGGTGGCCCGGCTGCTCGGCACCGAGCACGACGTCGTGATCATGCAGGGTGAGGCGTTGCTGCCGCTGGAAGGGGCGATCCGCGGGACGGCGGGTCCCGGGACCACCGCCCTGAACGTGATCACCGGGCCGTACGGGCAGACGTTCGGGAACTGGCTGCGGGACTGCGGGGCGACGGTGATCGACCTGGCGGTGCCGTTCCACACGGCGGTGAGCGCCGGGCAGATCCGGGAGGCCTTCGCCGAGCACCCGGAGATCGACTTCGTCTCCCTGGTGCACGCGGAGGCGGCGACCGGCAACACCAACCCGGTCGCCGAGATCGGGGAGGTGGTACGGGAACGGGGCGCGCTGTTCTACCTGGACGCGGTCGCCTCCGTCGGCGCCGAGCCGGTGCTGGTGGACGCGTGGGGCGTGGACCTGTGCGTCATCGGCGCCCAGAAGGCGATGGGCGGGCCCGCCGGGGTGTCGGCGGTGTCGGTGAGCGAGCGGGCCTGGGCGCGGATGACGGCGAACCCCGGGGCACCTCGCCGGTCCTACCTCTCCCTGCTGGACTGGAAGGAGCGGTGGCTCGACGGCGGGCGGAAGGTGCTGCCGCACGCTCCGGCGCAGTTGGAGATGCTCGCGCTGGAGGCCTGCCTCGAGCGGATCGAGGCGCAGGGGCTGGAGACGGTGATGGGCCGGCACCGTGCGGCGGCCGCGGCCACCCGGGCCGGGGCGGTGGCCCTGGGCGGAGGCCTGGAGCCCTACGTGCACGAGCCGCGGGAGGCGGCGCCCGTGGCCACGACGCTCAGGACGCCGGCCGGCGTTGCGGCGTCGGAGCTGGTGGCGCGGGCCCTGGCGGCGGACCCGACGCTGCCATTGGCCGCCGGCGGGGGTGCGTTGGCCAAGGAGATGATCCGGGTCAACCACTACGGCGCGGACGCAACGGTGGGGGTCGTGCAGGGATGCCTGGCGGCGCTGGGGACCGCGCTGGCGGAGAAGGGACCGGCGGTGGACCTGGAGGGGGCGCGCCGGGCGGCGGAGAACGCCTGGCGCTGA
- a CDS encoding DinB family protein, translating to MTIETRPTLPDGRPVPQLTGDERPMLDSWLDFHRATLELKCKGLDDAQVRAAAAEPSVLTLLGLVQHMSEVERNWFQRTVAGLDVPPVYGEGNESGYGLDPARGLQEALDVWRREIARGRELCAGRPLEQTGRLADGPMAGVEVSLRWVLIHMIEEYARHNGHADILRERIDGVTGA from the coding sequence ATGACCATCGAGACGCGCCCCACCCTTCCCGACGGCCGCCCCGTCCCCCAACTCACCGGCGACGAACGCCCCATGCTCGACAGCTGGCTCGACTTCCATCGCGCCACGCTGGAGCTGAAGTGCAAGGGACTGGACGACGCCCAGGTGCGGGCCGCGGCGGCCGAACCGTCGGTGCTCACGCTGCTCGGGCTGGTGCAGCACATGTCCGAGGTGGAGCGGAACTGGTTCCAGCGGACGGTGGCGGGGCTGGACGTACCGCCGGTCTACGGGGAGGGAAACGAGAGCGGGTACGGGCTCGATCCCGCGCGGGGTCTGCAGGAGGCGCTGGACGTCTGGCGCCGGGAGATCGCCCGGGGACGGGAGCTGTGCGCCGGACGGCCGCTGGAACAGACCGGGCGTCTGGCGGACGGCCCCATGGCCGGCGTCGAGGTGAGTCTGCGGTGGGTGCTCATTCACATGATAGAGGAGTACGCCCGGCACAACGGACACGCGGATATTCTTCGCGAGCGCATCGACGGAGTTACCGGCGCCTGA
- the ectA gene encoding diaminobutyrate acetyltransferase, protein MTAAQADSAQLQIDRPSVTDGAALWRIARDSKVLDLNSSYSYLLWCRDFAATSAVARDEHGEAVGFVTGYVRPDRPRTLLIWQVAVDEAQRGRGLAAALLDGLVARCSGEHRITAVETTITPGNTASERLFTSFAERHGAEVEREVLFDTGLFPDGPHDPEVLYRIGPLSL, encoded by the coding sequence ATGACTGCCGCACAAGCAGACTCAGCACAGTTGCAAATCGACCGTCCCTCGGTAACGGACGGTGCCGCGCTGTGGCGGATAGCGCGCGACTCGAAGGTGCTCGACCTGAACTCGTCGTACAGCTATCTGCTGTGGTGCCGCGACTTCGCCGCCACCTCGGCCGTGGCGCGCGACGAGCACGGCGAGGCCGTCGGCTTCGTCACCGGCTACGTACGGCCGGACCGTCCGCGCACCCTGCTGATCTGGCAGGTGGCGGTCGACGAGGCCCAGCGCGGGCGGGGACTGGCCGCCGCACTGCTGGACGGGCTCGTCGCCCGCTGCTCCGGCGAACACCGGATCACCGCCGTCGAGACCACCATCACACCCGGCAACACCGCCTCCGAGCGCCTGTTCACCTCGTTCGCCGAGCGGCACGGCGCCGAGGTGGAACGCGAGGTGCTGTTCGACACCGGCCTGTTCCCCGACGGCCCGCACGACCCGGAAGTGCTGTACCGCATCGGCCCGCTCTCCCTCTGA
- the ectB gene encoding diaminobutyrate--2-oxoglutarate transaminase: MTITQPDLSVFETLESEVRSYCRGWPTVFDRAHGSRMYDEDGHEYLDFFAGAGSLNYGHNNPVLKRALIDYLERDGVTHGLDMSTTAKRSFLQTFQDLVLRPRDLPYKVMFPGPTGTNAVESALKLARKVKGREAIVSFTNAFHGMSLGSLAVTGNAFKRAGAGIPLVHGTPMPFDNYFEGKVPDFLWFERLLEDQGSGLNKPAAVIVETVQGEGGINVARPEWLRALADLCERQDMLLIVDDIQMGCGRTGAFFSFEEAGITPDIVTVSKSISGYGLPMSLCLFKPELDIWEPGEHNGTFRGNNPAFVTATAALEAYWADGSAMEKQTRTRGEQVERALAAIAEENRGEVKEYRGRGLVWGMEFHDKERANRVARRAFELGLLIETSGPESEVVKLLPALTVTADELDEGLSVLARSVRETH; this comes from the coding sequence GTGACCATCACCCAGCCCGACCTCAGCGTCTTCGAGACCCTCGAGTCCGAGGTGCGCAGCTACTGCCGCGGCTGGCCCACCGTCTTCGACCGTGCGCACGGCAGCCGTATGTACGACGAGGACGGCCACGAGTACCTGGACTTCTTCGCCGGCGCCGGCTCGCTCAACTACGGCCACAACAACCCGGTGCTGAAACGGGCGTTGATCGACTACCTGGAGCGCGACGGCGTCACGCACGGGCTGGACATGTCGACCACCGCCAAGCGGTCCTTCCTGCAGACCTTCCAGGACCTGGTGCTGCGCCCGCGCGACCTGCCGTACAAGGTCATGTTCCCCGGCCCGACGGGTACCAACGCCGTCGAGTCGGCCCTCAAACTGGCCCGGAAGGTGAAGGGCCGCGAGGCCATCGTGTCCTTCACCAACGCCTTCCACGGCATGTCCCTCGGCTCCCTCGCCGTCACCGGAAACGCCTTCAAGCGGGCCGGCGCCGGCATCCCGCTGGTCCACGGCACGCCCATGCCGTTCGACAACTACTTCGAGGGCAAGGTCCCGGACTTCCTGTGGTTCGAGCGGCTGCTGGAGGACCAGGGCTCCGGTCTGAACAAGCCCGCCGCGGTGATCGTGGAGACCGTGCAGGGCGAGGGCGGCATCAACGTGGCGCGCCCCGAGTGGCTGCGCGCGCTCGCCGACCTGTGCGAGCGGCAGGACATGCTGCTCATCGTCGACGACATCCAGATGGGCTGCGGCCGCACCGGCGCCTTCTTCTCCTTCGAGGAGGCCGGCATCACGCCCGACATCGTCACCGTCTCCAAGTCCATCAGCGGCTACGGACTGCCCATGTCGCTGTGCCTGTTCAAGCCGGAGCTGGACATCTGGGAGCCGGGCGAGCACAACGGCACCTTCCGCGGCAACAACCCGGCCTTCGTCACGGCCACCGCCGCGCTGGAGGCGTACTGGGCGGACGGCTCGGCGATGGAGAAGCAGACCCGCACGCGCGGCGAGCAGGTCGAGCGGGCCCTGGCCGCCATCGCCGAGGAGAACCGCGGCGAGGTGAAGGAGTACCGCGGCCGCGGGCTCGTGTGGGGCATGGAGTTCCACGACAAGGAGCGCGCGAACCGGGTCGCGCGGCGCGCCTTCGAACTCGGCCTGCTCATCGAGACGTCGGGCCCGGAGAGCGAGGTCGTCAAGCTGCTCCCGGCGCTGACGGTCACGGCCGACGAACTCGACGAGGGGCTGAGCGTCCTGGCCCGGTCCGTCCGCGAGACCCACTGA
- a CDS encoding ectoine synthase, whose protein sequence is MIVRSFKEIEGTDRHVKSASGTWESKRIVLAKERVGFSVHETILYAGTETHMWYANHIEAVVCTRGDAELTDRETGQTYRITPGTMYLLNGHERHTLKVKEDFHCICVFNPPVTGREDHDENGVYPLLTEPEEV, encoded by the coding sequence GTGATCGTCCGTTCGTTCAAGGAGATCGAAGGCACCGACCGGCATGTGAAATCCGCGTCCGGCACCTGGGAGAGCAAGCGCATCGTCCTGGCCAAGGAGAGGGTCGGCTTCTCGGTGCACGAGACGATCCTCTACGCGGGCACGGAGACCCACATGTGGTACGCCAACCACATCGAGGCCGTCGTCTGCACCCGGGGCGACGCCGAGCTGACCGACCGCGAGACCGGGCAGACCTACCGCATCACGCCCGGCACCATGTACCTCCTCAACGGCCATGAGCGGCACACCCTCAAGGTCAAGGAGGACTTCCACTGCATCTGTGTCTTCAACCCGCCCGTCACCGGCCGGGAGGACCACGACGAGAACGGCGTCTACCCGCTGCTCACCGAACCCGAGGAGGTGTGA
- the thpD gene encoding ectoine hydroxylase, translating into MTTVTDLYPTRGTTEVSVPRQDPVVWGAPDTPGPISAGDLQSFERDGFLAVDQLIAPDEVGVYQRELERLVTDPEIRADERSIVEPKSKEIRSVFEVHRISEVFAKLVRDERVVGRARQILGSDVYVHQSRINVKPGFGASGFYWHSDFETWHAEDGLPNMRTVSVSIALTENYDTNGGLMIMPGSHRTFLGCAGATPKDNYKKSLQMQDAGTPSDEALTEMASEYGIRLFTGKAGSATWFDCNAMHGSGDNITPFPRSNVFIVFNSVENKAVEPFAAPIRRPEFIAARDFTPVK; encoded by the coding sequence ATGACCACCGTCACCGATCTCTACCCCACCCGCGGCACCACCGAGGTGTCCGTCCCGCGCCAGGACCCCGTCGTGTGGGGCGCCCCCGACACACCGGGTCCGATCTCGGCCGGCGATCTGCAGTCCTTCGAGCGGGACGGCTTCCTCGCCGTCGACCAGCTCATCGCCCCGGACGAAGTGGGCGTCTACCAGCGTGAGTTGGAGCGGCTGGTCACCGACCCGGAGATCCGGGCCGACGAGCGGTCGATCGTCGAGCCGAAGTCCAAGGAGATCCGCTCGGTCTTCGAGGTGCACCGGATCAGCGAGGTCTTCGCGAAGCTGGTGCGCGACGAGCGGGTCGTCGGCCGGGCCCGGCAGATCCTCGGCTCGGACGTCTACGTCCACCAGTCGCGGATCAACGTCAAGCCCGGTTTCGGGGCCAGCGGCTTCTACTGGCACTCGGACTTCGAGACCTGGCACGCCGAGGACGGCCTGCCCAACATGCGCACGGTGTCCGTCTCGATCGCGCTGACCGAGAACTACGACACCAACGGCGGGCTGATGATCATGCCCGGCTCGCACCGGACGTTCCTGGGCTGCGCCGGCGCCACTCCCAAGGACAACTACAAGAAGTCGCTGCAGATGCAGGACGCGGGCACGCCCTCGGACGAGGCGCTGACCGAGATGGCGAGCGAGTACGGCATCAGGCTCTTCACCGGCAAGGCCGGTTCGGCGACCTGGTTCGACTGCAACGCCATGCACGGCTCCGGCGACAACATCACGCCGTTCCCGCGCAGCAACGTCTTCATCGTGTTCAACAGCGTGGAGAACAAGGCGGTGGAGCCGTTCGCGGCACCGATCCGGCGCCCGGAGTTCATCGCGGCCCGGGACTTCACTCCGGTGAAGTGA